Proteins from a genomic interval of Paenibacillus lentus:
- a CDS encoding spore coat protein, translating into MNTTMSNMTGMNAMTDQVIASDLLISAKSGIKNYAAALSEAATPEVRNILCDQLNKAVSLHEQIFNYMKVNGYYNAYDPDQQIQMDIQNADKALSLPI; encoded by the coding sequence ATGAACACAACCATGTCAAATATGACCGGGATGAATGCAATGACTGATCAGGTTATAGCTTCTGATTTATTGATTTCGGCCAAGAGCGGCATTAAGAATTATGCAGCGGCGCTTTCCGAAGCGGCGACACCTGAGGTGAGAAATATCCTTTGCGATCAATTAAACAAAGCAGTAAGTCTTCATGAGCAGATTTTTAACTATATGAAGGTTAATGGATATTATAATGCTTATGATCCAGACCAACAAATTCAAATGGATATTCAAAATGCAGACAAAGCATTGTCTTTGCCCATCTGA
- the ilvC gene encoding ketol-acid reductoisomerase, whose translation MAVTLYYEKDAELSVLKGKTIAIIGYGSQGHAHAQNLRDSGLDVVIGLREGKSFDKAKEDGFEVLPVAEATRRADVVQILMPDETQAAVYHSEIAPNLKKGAALLFAHGFNVHFGQIVPSKDNDVLLVAPKSPGHMVRRTYVEGFGVPGLIAIHQDATGKAKEIGLAYAKGIGCTRAGVIETSFREETETDLFGEQAVLCGGVSALIKAGFETLTEAGYAPEMAYFECLHELKLIVDLIYEGGLATMRDSISNTAEYGDYVTGPRIVTEETKKAMKEVLSDIQQGKFARDFILENQSNRAFLTATRRNEANHPIEVVGEELRGLMHWIKK comes from the coding sequence ATGGCAGTTACTTTGTACTATGAAAAAGATGCAGAGCTTAGCGTATTGAAAGGGAAAACAATTGCAATTATCGGCTACGGAAGCCAAGGGCATGCACACGCTCAAAACCTGCGTGACAGCGGACTTGATGTAGTTATCGGTCTTCGTGAAGGCAAATCCTTCGACAAGGCCAAAGAAGACGGCTTTGAAGTTTTGCCTGTTGCTGAGGCAACTCGCCGTGCAGACGTTGTACAAATTTTGATGCCGGACGAGACTCAAGCTGCTGTATACCATAGCGAGATTGCTCCAAACCTTAAGAAAGGTGCCGCACTCTTGTTTGCTCACGGTTTCAACGTGCATTTTGGACAAATTGTACCTTCTAAAGACAACGACGTGCTTCTGGTTGCTCCAAAATCACCAGGCCACATGGTTCGCCGTACGTATGTTGAAGGTTTCGGCGTTCCTGGTTTGATCGCTATCCACCAGGATGCGACTGGTAAAGCGAAAGAAATCGGTCTTGCCTATGCTAAGGGTATCGGTTGTACTCGTGCAGGGGTTATCGAAACTTCCTTCCGTGAAGAGACAGAAACAGATCTGTTCGGTGAACAAGCAGTTTTGTGCGGTGGCGTAAGTGCCCTGATCAAAGCTGGTTTCGAAACATTGACGGAAGCTGGCTATGCTCCAGAAATGGCATACTTCGAGTGCTTGCATGAATTGAAATTGATCGTTGACTTGATCTATGAAGGTGGACTTGCTACTATGCGCGACTCCATCTCCAATACCGCGGAATACGGTGACTACGTTACAGGACCTCGCATCGTAACTGAAGAGACGAAGAAAGCGATGAAAGAAGTACTGTCGGATATTCAACAAGGTAAATTCGCGCGCGACTTTATTCTGGAGAATCAATCCAATCGTGCATTCTTGACAGCTACTCGCCGCAACGAAGCTAACCATCCAATCGAAGTTGTTGGTGAAGAGCTGCGCGGTCTGATGCACTGGATCAAGAAGTAA
- a CDS encoding tyrosine-type recombinase/integrase, which produces MLAVEWTDIDHERGAIWIEKQITATWSKFLEKSQLPHVKLHGLRHTAGMLLRESGIDLKTIQERLRHTKLDTTANIYTHESEEINRAAADSLESLNPQLFKFAP; this is translated from the coding sequence TTGCTAGCCGTAGAGTGGACAGACATTGACCATGAGCGTGGAGCAATATGGATCGAGAAGCAAATTACAGCTACTTGGTCAAAGTTTCTGGAGAAGAGTCAGCTTCCGCATGTAAAGTTGCATGGCCTACGTCATACTGCCGGCATGCTACTGCGAGAATCGGGGATTGATCTTAAAACGATCCAGGAGAGACTACGCCACACCAAACTTGATACGACTGCAAACATCTATACGCATGAGTCGGAAGAAATCAATCGGGCTGCAGCCGATTCCCTAGAGAGTCTAAACCCGCAATTATTCAAATTTGCCCCCTAA
- a CDS encoding stalk domain-containing protein: protein MTKRFKLLLSLSVAAIALSSFAAGAYGAGKLKLIVNGKAATAEVKTINDTTYVPLRAVSEMLGATVSYDSATSTITINSAGNATIPNTPGAPSQEATTNTESSTNSRSNPAEIGTTLPFTVKDTFSDYGGSVNISQVIRGEQAWQMIQEANMFNSEPDAGHEYMLIKAKVTITRNDKQDAAVRLWGGDFTLVSTSGTAYDYPLVVTPEPKLDASIYVGSSSEGWVAFQVKKNDESPLVVFERKYDGTGGVWFKTK, encoded by the coding sequence GTGACTAAAAGGTTTAAGCTATTATTGTCTTTGAGTGTTGCTGCGATAGCCCTATCGTCATTTGCTGCTGGGGCTTACGGTGCAGGGAAGTTGAAGCTGATTGTTAATGGCAAGGCGGCTACAGCAGAAGTGAAAACAATTAATGATACAACATACGTACCTTTGCGGGCAGTGTCAGAGATGCTAGGTGCAACAGTCTCGTATGATAGTGCTACGAGTACGATTACGATTAATAGTGCGGGGAATGCTACTATTCCTAATACTCCAGGTGCTCCTAGCCAAGAAGCTACTACAAATACGGAGTCGAGTACGAATAGTAGATCTAATCCGGCGGAAATCGGAACAACGCTTCCATTTACTGTGAAGGACACATTTAGTGATTATGGCGGCAGTGTAAATATCTCGCAAGTCATTCGAGGTGAGCAAGCCTGGCAAATGATACAAGAGGCTAATATGTTTAATAGCGAGCCAGATGCTGGACACGAATACATGCTAATAAAAGCTAAAGTTACAATTACTAGAAATGATAAACAAGATGCTGCCGTTCGTCTCTGGGGCGGTGACTTTACACTAGTTTCCACTTCGGGAACTGCTTATGACTATCCGTTGGTTGTCACGCCTGAACCAAAACTCGATGCTAGTATTTACGTTGGATCGTCCAGTGAAGGATGGGTAGCCTTTCAAGTTAAGAAAAATGATGAATCGCCATTGGTTGTGTTTGAGAGGAAGTATGACGGAACTGGCGGAGTTTGGTTCAAAACAAAATAA
- the rplT gene encoding 50S ribosomal protein L20, producing the protein MARVKGGFVVRRRHKKVLKLAKGYFGSKHRIFKTANEQVMKSLLYAYRDRRTKKRDFRRLWIVRINAAARMNGLTYSKLMHGLKLAEVNINRKMLADLAVNDLNAFNSLAAVAKEKINA; encoded by the coding sequence ATGGCAAGAGTAAAAGGCGGATTCGTTGTTCGTCGTCGTCATAAAAAAGTATTGAAGCTTGCTAAAGGTTACTTTGGCTCGAAACACCGTATTTTCAAAACAGCTAATGAGCAGGTTATGAAATCCCTGCTGTACGCATACCGTGACCGTCGCACGAAAAAACGCGATTTCCGCAGATTGTGGATCGTACGTATTAATGCTGCAGCTCGCATGAACGGACTGACTTACAGCAAATTGATGCATGGCTTGAAGCTGGCTGAGGTTAATATTAACCGTAAAATGTTGGCTGATCTGGCTGTAAACGATTTGAACGCATTCAACTCTCTGGCTGCAGTAGCGAAAGAGAAAATCAACGCTTAA
- the rpmI gene encoding 50S ribosomal protein L35, with protein MPKMKTHSSLKGRFKITGSGKVRRYKANRNHLLSHKSNRRKRVLANSPVAYAGDVRRLKQQLANLK; from the coding sequence ATGCCTAAAATGAAAACCCACAGCAGCCTGAAAGGCCGCTTTAAAATTACAGGATCGGGTAAAGTAAGACGTTACAAAGCGAACCGCAACCACTTGCTGTCCCACAAGTCCAACCGTCGCAAACGTGTTCTGGCGAACAGCCCTGTAGCTTATGCTGGGGATGTTAGACGTTTGAAACAGCAACTTGCAAATCTGAAATAA
- the ilvN gene encoding acetolactate synthase small subunit — MTTTMTSHTIAVLVNDQPGVLQRVSGLFGRRGFNIESITVGQSEEEGLSRMVIVTQGDDKTLEQIEKQLYKLIDVIKVVNLSSKPMVARELALIKVKSEPAERPEIMGVVETFRAAVVDIGTNSMIVQVVGDTEKIDAMIELLHPYGIRELSRTGVTAMIRGNA; from the coding sequence ATGACGACGACAATGACAAGCCATACAATAGCGGTATTAGTGAATGACCAGCCAGGAGTGCTGCAGCGCGTTTCCGGCCTGTTTGGCCGACGCGGCTTTAATATCGAGAGTATCACCGTTGGCCAATCCGAGGAAGAAGGATTGTCCCGGATGGTCATCGTGACCCAAGGCGACGACAAGACGCTTGAACAAATCGAGAAACAATTATATAAACTGATCGATGTCATTAAGGTGGTTAACCTAAGCTCCAAGCCGATGGTCGCCCGTGAACTGGCATTGATCAAAGTGAAATCGGAGCCGGCAGAGCGTCCAGAAATTATGGGTGTCGTCGAGACTTTCCGCGCCGCTGTAGTAGATATCGGTACGAACAGCATGATCGTACAGGTCGTTGGCGACACAGAGAAAATTGATGCGATGATCGAGCTGCTCCATCCTTATGGCATTCGCGAGTTGTCTCGTACCGGAGTTACTGCGATGATTCGCGGTAATGCCTAA
- the leuB gene encoding 3-isopropylmalate dehydrogenase, with translation MTEVKKIAVIAGDGIGPEVVAEAEKVLKRTEELFGYRFETEHALFGGIAIDEKGTPLPQETLDICQRADAVLLGAVGGPKWDNNPKELRPETGLLGIRKALGLFSNLRPAVVFDCLKDASTLKPEVLEGTDLMVVRELTGGIYFGEKFRRDTENGQEAVDTCAYNVNEVERIVRQAFEIAQKRRKKLASVDKANVLETSRLWREVVNRIAPEFPDVELEHVLVDNCAMQLLRRPSSFDVIVTENMFGDILSDEAAMLTGSIGMLSSASLGEGSFGLYEPVHGSAPDIAGQNLANPIATILSVALMFRLTFGYADAADAIEAAVAEVLDAGHRTSDIAVDKSKAIGTQEMGDLIVAAIRK, from the coding sequence ATGACAGAAGTGAAGAAAATTGCGGTAATCGCAGGCGATGGTATAGGCCCGGAAGTAGTTGCTGAAGCGGAGAAGGTATTGAAACGTACGGAGGAATTGTTCGGCTACCGTTTTGAAACAGAGCATGCGCTGTTCGGAGGCATTGCGATCGATGAGAAGGGAACCCCGCTGCCGCAAGAAACTTTGGATATTTGCCAGCGCGCTGATGCTGTACTACTTGGAGCGGTTGGCGGCCCGAAATGGGATAACAATCCGAAGGAGCTGCGTCCGGAGACTGGTCTGCTTGGTATTCGTAAAGCGCTTGGACTGTTCTCGAATTTACGTCCAGCGGTCGTTTTCGATTGCCTGAAGGATGCTTCTACGTTGAAGCCGGAAGTACTTGAAGGAACGGATCTGATGGTGGTTCGCGAGCTGACAGGCGGGATTTATTTTGGAGAGAAGTTCCGTCGTGACACGGAGAATGGACAAGAAGCCGTGGACACATGCGCTTACAATGTTAATGAGGTGGAGCGGATCGTACGCCAGGCATTCGAAATCGCCCAGAAGCGCCGTAAGAAATTAGCTTCTGTCGATAAAGCAAACGTTTTGGAAACATCGCGCTTATGGCGTGAAGTAGTAAATCGGATTGCTCCTGAGTTCCCGGATGTTGAACTGGAGCATGTGCTTGTGGACAACTGCGCGATGCAGCTGTTGCGCCGTCCTTCCAGTTTTGACGTTATCGTTACGGAAAACATGTTCGGCGACATCCTTAGCGATGAAGCGGCGATGCTAACCGGATCGATCGGTATGCTCTCCTCTGCCTCCCTTGGAGAAGGCAGCTTCGGCTTGTATGAACCAGTGCACGGATCTGCGCCCGACATTGCCGGACAGAACCTGGCTAATCCGATCGCTACGATTCTGTCTGTTGCACTGATGTTCCGCCTAACCTTTGGTTATGCTGATGCAGCAGATGCGATCGAGGCGGCGGTGGCTGAGGTGCTGGACGCTGGGCACCGTACAAGCGATATTGCAGTTGATAAGAGCAAAGCGATCGGAACGCAAGAAATGGGCGACCTGATCGTCGCGGCAATCCGTAAATAA
- a CDS encoding ATP-binding protein, translating into MLSEFQETLLQSVKAFQSTQLVKNKYENVLQNLDSGIMLFDSEGVLTFINVQMAKLMEMPRQSLIGCNLLQMLRHPHLSRFKKRKILRIYREAIFHRKTYHELIDEYGRHWLITITYGDQMDGDYLLSVKDVSDYKQIEQTAYQNDKLAMLGKISAAIAHEIRNPLTAIRGFIQLLRPHLIQLGRDEYARIILMEIDRANDIIHEFLNSSKPSAPQKSVISVPSLLKEVVLLTESEALMKGCEIHLEIMAEEMYVSIDVKQIKQVLLNIIKNAMDAIGEVEDPEHSGVIHLDAKIVSEYVHISIQDNGNGMDKGLLSRLFDPFFTTKEKGTGLGLSVSYRIIRNHRGNISVDSMKGIGTVFVIALPITSFKAVEPSGERR; encoded by the coding sequence TTGTTAAGTGAATTCCAGGAAACATTGCTACAGTCTGTCAAAGCATTTCAATCAACGCAGCTTGTCAAGAACAAGTATGAGAATGTCCTGCAAAATCTCGATAGTGGAATAATGCTGTTTGATAGCGAAGGCGTATTAACATTTATTAATGTGCAAATGGCCAAGCTTATGGAGATGCCCCGCCAGTCACTTATCGGTTGTAATTTGTTGCAGATGCTACGTCACCCTCACCTTAGCCGCTTCAAGAAGCGAAAGATTTTACGTATATACAGAGAAGCGATTTTTCACCGCAAAACCTATCATGAACTTATCGATGAATACGGTCGGCATTGGTTAATCACGATTACTTATGGTGATCAGATGGATGGGGATTATTTGCTTAGTGTAAAGGATGTATCGGATTACAAGCAGATTGAACAGACAGCTTATCAGAACGACAAGCTGGCCATGCTCGGCAAAATTTCGGCAGCAATCGCACATGAGATTCGCAATCCATTGACTGCTATTCGCGGGTTTATCCAGCTTCTACGCCCGCATTTGATCCAGCTTGGCCGCGATGAGTATGCGCGGATTATATTAATGGAAATCGACCGGGCCAATGATATTATTCATGAATTTCTAAACTCCTCAAAGCCTTCCGCTCCCCAAAAAAGCGTGATTAGCGTTCCATCCTTGCTGAAGGAGGTCGTGCTGCTGACTGAAAGCGAGGCATTAATGAAGGGCTGCGAGATTCATTTAGAAATCATGGCTGAGGAAATGTATGTCTCCATTGATGTAAAACAGATTAAGCAGGTTCTGCTGAATATCATTAAGAATGCCATGGATGCTATTGGGGAAGTAGAAGATCCAGAACATTCCGGGGTGATCCATTTGGACGCAAAGATCGTGAGCGAATATGTGCATATTTCCATACAGGATAACGGCAACGGCATGGATAAAGGTTTATTAAGTCGATTATTTGATCCATTCTTTACGACAAAGGAGAAAGGAACCGGACTAGGTCTGTCCGTCAGTTACCGCATTATAAGAAATCACAGAGGAAATATTTCGGTGGATAGCATGAAAGGGATTGGGACAGTTTTTGTGATAGCGCTCCCAATCACCTCTTTTAAGGCGGTGGAGCCTTCAGGAGAGCGACGTTAA
- the ilvB gene encoding biosynthetic-type acetolactate synthase large subunit, which yields MSAQIPAVRSTEQLREKWMKPEVITGSEILLRSLVLEGVECVFGYPGGAVLYIYDALYGFNDFHHLLTRHEQGAIHAADGYARASGKVGVCIATSGPGATNTVTGIATAFMDSVPLVVITGNVVSSLIGTDAFQEADITGITMPITKHSYLVRSVEELPRVIHEAFHIANTGRKGPVLIDIPKDVSANKTLFQPVQSIDLRGYNPKVVPNHHQLEKVAAAIKEAERPVILAGGGVVYSGGHEELLEFVTRTEIPITTTLLGLGAFPSGNPLWMGMPGMHGTYTANQAIQKSDLLINIGARFDDRVTGRLDGFAPHAKVVHIDIDPAEIGKNVNTEIPVVGDVKTVLELLNPLVSRSDKADAWRGQISQWLADKPYKYKDSDTELKPQWVIELLNDTTKGEAIITTDVGQHQMWTAQYYKFNHPRSWITSGGLGTMGFGFPSAIGAQMARPDRLVISINGDGGMQMCAQELAICAIHNIPVKVVVINNQVLGMVRQWQELIYENRYSYIDLAGSPDFVKLAEAYGVKGLRATNKEEAKQVWQEAMDTPGPVLVEFVVSKEENVYPMVTQGSTIDQMLMGDCE from the coding sequence ATGAGTGCGCAAATACCAGCAGTGCGGTCTACAGAACAATTACGTGAGAAATGGATGAAACCGGAAGTGATTACGGGATCAGAAATATTGCTTCGGAGCTTGGTGTTGGAAGGTGTCGAATGTGTATTCGGCTACCCGGGTGGAGCTGTATTGTACATTTACGATGCGTTGTATGGTTTTAATGATTTTCATCACTTGCTGACGAGACATGAGCAGGGAGCGATCCATGCGGCTGACGGTTACGCACGGGCGAGCGGCAAAGTAGGAGTATGTATCGCAACTTCGGGACCGGGGGCGACCAATACGGTCACCGGTATTGCTACAGCGTTCATGGATTCAGTTCCTCTGGTGGTTATTACCGGGAACGTCGTATCCAGTTTGATCGGAACGGATGCCTTCCAGGAAGCGGATATTACCGGCATCACGATGCCGATTACGAAGCATAGCTATTTGGTTCGCAGTGTTGAGGAATTGCCGCGTGTTATCCATGAGGCGTTCCATATCGCCAATACGGGGCGCAAGGGGCCGGTCTTGATCGACATTCCAAAGGACGTATCCGCCAATAAGACTTTGTTCCAGCCGGTACAGAGCATTGACCTTCGCGGCTATAATCCAAAGGTTGTTCCGAACCACCATCAATTGGAGAAAGTGGCTGCAGCCATTAAAGAAGCTGAACGTCCGGTTATCCTCGCTGGTGGGGGCGTTGTTTACTCCGGAGGACACGAGGAACTGCTCGAATTTGTTACGCGTACGGAAATTCCAATTACGACGACGCTTCTAGGCTTAGGGGCATTTCCAAGCGGCAATCCGCTTTGGATGGGTATGCCGGGGATGCACGGTACGTACACGGCTAACCAAGCGATTCAGAAATCCGATTTGCTGATCAATATCGGGGCTCGGTTCGATGATCGCGTTACCGGACGGCTTGACGGATTTGCTCCTCATGCTAAAGTAGTACACATCGATATCGATCCTGCCGAAATCGGCAAAAACGTAAATACGGAAATTCCAGTCGTCGGCGATGTGAAGACGGTACTCGAGCTCCTTAATCCGTTAGTGAGTCGCAGCGACAAAGCGGATGCCTGGAGAGGCCAAATCAGCCAATGGTTGGCTGATAAGCCGTACAAGTATAAGGATTCCGACACGGAACTCAAGCCACAATGGGTAATCGAATTGCTTAACGATACAACGAAGGGCGAAGCGATCATCACAACTGACGTAGGTCAGCATCAAATGTGGACTGCCCAGTATTACAAGTTCAACCATCCGCGCTCCTGGATCACCTCTGGCGGACTCGGTACAATGGGCTTCGGATTCCCATCAGCGATTGGTGCGCAGATGGCTCGTCCGGATCGGCTCGTTATTTCGATCAACGGTGACGGCGGTATGCAGATGTGTGCGCAGGAGCTTGCGATTTGCGCCATCCATAACATTCCGGTTAAAGTCGTTGTGATCAATAACCAGGTACTGGGCATGGTTCGTCAGTGGCAAGAGCTTATTTACGAGAATCGTTACAGTTATATCGATCTGGCAGGAAGCCCGGATTTTGTGAAATTGGCGGAGGCATACGGCGTGAAGGGATTGCGGGCTACCAACAAGGAAGAAGCCAAGCAAGTCTGGCAGGAAGCAATGGACACGCCGGGGCCTGTGTTGGTGGAATTCGTGGTTAGCAAAGAGGAAAATGTGTATCCTATGGTCACCCAGGGTTCCACCATTGATCAAATGCTGATGGGGGACTGTGAATAA
- a CDS encoding GNAT family N-acetyltransferase: MIRYRRPKQDDPVIIYLIKKELVPHSSMSQPELEQTIQDIPKRLTRGITLVTSPYYEADPVGFIHFMIHGELLYIDMMAVASQQQRKRHGKTLIAHAENLAGSRGCTRAKVMVDQDNTRAHLFYQMSGYNIVRYIPVSRCYELEKKLQMRL; the protein is encoded by the coding sequence ATGATCCGATATAGAAGACCCAAACAGGATGATCCGGTCATCATCTACCTTATCAAGAAGGAGCTTGTCCCTCATTCCAGCATGTCCCAACCGGAACTAGAGCAGACGATTCAGGATATCCCCAAGCGGCTTACGCGGGGCATAACGCTTGTTACCTCACCTTATTATGAAGCAGATCCCGTGGGTTTTATCCATTTTATGATCCATGGTGAACTGCTGTACATCGATATGATGGCCGTTGCTTCCCAGCAGCAGCGCAAACGTCACGGCAAAACCTTAATCGCCCACGCCGAAAATTTGGCGGGCTCCAGAGGTTGTACTCGAGCAAAAGTCATGGTGGACCAGGATAATACCCGGGCCCACCTTTTTTACCAAATGTCCGGCTATAATATTGTCCGATATATTCCCGTATCCCGATGTTATGAATTGGAAAAAAAGCTGCAGATGCGGCTCTAA
- a CDS encoding YwbE family protein, translated as MSGTIRSHIKQGLTVDIVLKKDQATGRLTRGIVKDILTNSANHPHGIKVRLQDGQVGRVKAVITNSEGEA; from the coding sequence ATGAGCGGCACTATACGCAGTCATATTAAGCAAGGCCTAACCGTTGATATCGTGCTTAAAAAAGATCAAGCCACTGGAAGACTGACGCGCGGCATCGTCAAAGACATCCTCACCAACTCAGCGAATCATCCACATGGAATTAAGGTGCGTCTTCAAGACGGCCAAGTCGGCCGCGTCAAAGCGGTTATCACGAATTCCGAAGGCGAAGCCTAA
- a CDS encoding MBL fold metallo-hydrolase, whose product MNQNMEYGHDYRFIPATSLKSGSGIEVLPDLLCYTVQIVNFCLVGDPNKEDFVVVDAGMPGSANEIISVAEERFGVNSRPKAIILTHGHFDHVGALIELVKHWRVPVYAHQLELPYLTGQKSYPEPDPTVEGGMVAKMSPMFPNEAINLGKNVQILPSDGTVPHMAGFKWIHTPGHAPGHISLFREKDRSLIAGDAFVTVKQEYLYKVFTQEQEISGPPRYLTTDWMAAKASVIKLAELQPAVAITGHGVPMSGELLTTSLEKLVNEFDQRAVPNYGKYVN is encoded by the coding sequence ATGAATCAGAACATGGAGTACGGCCATGATTACAGATTTATTCCAGCAACTTCATTGAAAAGTGGTTCTGGCATTGAGGTGCTGCCTGATTTATTATGCTACACCGTCCAGATTGTCAACTTCTGTTTAGTCGGTGATCCGAATAAAGAGGATTTTGTTGTAGTAGATGCCGGAATGCCAGGGTCTGCTAATGAGATCATTTCTGTCGCCGAAGAACGCTTTGGCGTAAACAGCCGACCAAAGGCGATCATTTTGACGCATGGCCATTTTGATCATGTCGGAGCGTTAATTGAACTTGTCAAACATTGGAGAGTTCCAGTCTATGCGCATCAATTGGAGCTGCCTTACCTAACAGGGCAAAAGAGCTACCCTGAACCAGATCCAACGGTCGAAGGCGGAATGGTGGCGAAAATGTCCCCCATGTTCCCTAATGAAGCGATAAACTTAGGGAAGAACGTACAAATATTACCTTCTGATGGAACGGTACCTCATATGGCTGGGTTTAAATGGATTCATACTCCTGGACATGCTCCGGGCCATATTTCGTTATTTAGGGAGAAAGACCGGTCGTTAATCGCAGGGGATGCCTTTGTTACGGTCAAACAGGAATACCTGTACAAAGTATTCACTCAGGAACAAGAGATAAGCGGGCCCCCTCGCTATCTAACAACGGACTGGATGGCTGCTAAAGCATCGGTCATTAAGCTAGCTGAGCTACAACCTGCAGTTGCTATTACTGGGCATGGGGTACCCATGTCAGGTGAATTACTTACTACAAGTTTAGAGAAACTTGTTAACGAATTTGATCAGAGGGCTGTACCTAATTACGGAAAATATGTAAACTAA
- a CDS encoding aldolase catalytic domain-containing protein has protein sequence MKVNQSKIVDCTIRDGGLVNNWNFSVEFVQKLYAGLNEAGVDYMEIGYKNSPKLLKGADEAGPWRFLDDEFLRKVIPEKGNTKLSALVDIGRVDENDILPRSESLLDLIRVACYVKDVDKALQLVQVFHDRGYETTINIMALSNVMEHELLEAFEMIKNSVVDVVYIVDSYGSLDYKDMEHLITKFKTHLPNKRLGVHTHNNMQLAFSNTLVAAENGVELLDASVYGMGRAAGNCPTELLVTHLKNTKYKLRPVLEVLEELLIPLREKEEWGYLIPYMITGTLDEHPRSAMAIRASADKDKAVEFYDKLTTPEVSFEK, from the coding sequence ATGAAAGTGAATCAAAGCAAGATCGTAGATTGTACCATCCGAGACGGTGGCTTAGTCAACAATTGGAACTTTAGCGTGGAGTTTGTGCAGAAGCTCTATGCCGGCTTGAACGAAGCTGGTGTTGATTATATGGAAATCGGATATAAGAACTCTCCAAAATTGTTGAAGGGTGCGGATGAGGCAGGACCTTGGCGTTTCTTGGATGATGAATTTCTGCGCAAGGTGATTCCGGAAAAGGGGAATACTAAGCTTTCCGCTCTTGTAGATATCGGACGGGTTGACGAGAATGATATTTTGCCTCGCAGTGAGAGCCTTCTTGATCTGATCCGTGTAGCCTGCTACGTTAAAGACGTAGATAAAGCTCTGCAACTGGTGCAAGTATTTCATGACCGCGGTTATGAGACGACGATCAATATCATGGCATTGTCTAACGTAATGGAGCATGAGCTGCTGGAAGCGTTCGAGATGATTAAAAATAGTGTCGTGGACGTAGTTTACATTGTTGATTCTTACGGCAGTCTCGATTACAAAGATATGGAGCATTTGATTACTAAGTTTAAGACGCATCTCCCTAATAAACGCCTAGGCGTGCATACACATAACAATATGCAGTTAGCATTCTCTAACACGCTGGTGGCTGCTGAGAATGGTGTAGAATTGCTTGATGCTTCTGTTTACGGAATGGGGCGTGCGGCAGGCAACTGTCCTACAGAGCTGCTGGTAACCCATTTGAAGAATACGAAATACAAACTGCGTCCTGTACTTGAGGTATTGGAGGAGCTCCTGATCCCGCTTCGCGAAAAAGAAGAGTGGGGGTACCTCATTCCTTACATGATTACGGGAACTTTGGATGAGCATCCACGTTCCGCCATGGCTATACGTGCATCGGCGGATAAAGATAAAGCGGTTGAGTTCTATGATAAGTTAACAACGCCAGAAGTTAGCTTCGAGAAATAA